One stretch of Filifactor alocis ATCC 35896 DNA includes these proteins:
- a CDS encoding ABC transporter ATP-binding protein, whose protein sequence is MEYVIEMNHITKKFGAFKANDDITLQVKKGEIHALLGENGAGKSTLMSVLFGLYQPEEGQIKMNGQEVKINNPNDANMLGIGMVHQHFKLVHNFTVLESIVLGHETVKNGVLKMEDARKKVMELSEKYKFKIDPDAYISDITVGMQQRVEILKMLYCDNEVLIFDEPTAVLTPQEVNELMKVMLQLVQEGKSIIFITHKLNEIKAVANRCSVLRKGKYIGTIDVAQTSKEEMSEMMVGRKVNFVIDKKEMTPGEPVLEVKNMTIHSKNKKDSVKNVSFSVRKGEILTIAGIDGNGQSELVYGITGLMPIDEGEIFLNQKNITKESIRQKCLDGLAHIPEDRHKDGLVLDYTLQENLVLQTYYTKEFQNRGFLKFDAIGQYAKKLIEQFDIRSAQGEDSMVRGMSGGNQQKAIIARELDRNPEIVIAVQPVRGLDVGAIEYIHKQLIAQRDSGKAVLLVSLELDEVMNVSDRILVMYEGEIVADLNPKNTTVEELGLYMAGAKRGVGYEA, encoded by the coding sequence GTGGAATATGTAATTGAAATGAATCATATCACCAAAAAGTTTGGAGCATTCAAAGCAAATGATGATATTACTCTCCAGGTAAAAAAAGGAGAGATTCATGCATTGCTCGGAGAAAACGGAGCAGGTAAATCCACATTGATGAGCGTGCTGTTCGGTCTGTATCAGCCGGAAGAAGGGCAAATTAAAATGAATGGGCAAGAAGTGAAAATCAACAACCCGAATGATGCAAATATGTTGGGAATCGGAATGGTGCATCAACATTTTAAATTGGTACATAATTTTACAGTTCTCGAAAGTATTGTACTTGGACACGAAACGGTAAAAAACGGTGTGTTGAAAATGGAAGATGCTCGAAAAAAAGTGATGGAGCTGAGCGAAAAATATAAGTTTAAAATTGATCCGGATGCCTACATTTCAGATATTACCGTTGGAATGCAACAGAGGGTGGAAATCTTAAAAATGTTGTATTGTGACAATGAAGTGTTGATTTTTGATGAACCGACCGCCGTATTGACACCACAAGAAGTCAATGAACTGATGAAAGTGATGTTACAGCTTGTGCAGGAAGGAAAGTCCATTATCTTTATCACGCACAAGCTGAACGAAATCAAAGCAGTAGCGAATCGTTGCAGTGTGTTGCGAAAAGGAAAATATATCGGAACCATCGATGTGGCACAAACATCCAAAGAAGAAATGTCGGAAATGATGGTGGGCAGAAAAGTCAATTTTGTCATAGATAAAAAAGAGATGACTCCCGGAGAGCCGGTATTGGAAGTAAAGAATATGACCATCCATTCCAAAAACAAGAAGGACTCTGTGAAGAATGTATCTTTTTCCGTACGAAAAGGAGAAATTTTGACGATTGCAGGGATTGACGGAAACGGTCAATCTGAGTTGGTGTACGGGATTACAGGGTTGATGCCGATTGATGAGGGCGAAATTTTTTTGAATCAAAAAAATATTACAAAAGAAAGCATTCGACAGAAATGTCTGGACGGTCTTGCACATATTCCCGAAGACAGACACAAAGATGGATTGGTTTTGGACTACACATTACAGGAAAATTTGGTGTTACAAACTTACTACACAAAAGAATTCCAAAACCGCGGATTTCTGAAATTTGATGCCATCGGACAGTATGCAAAGAAACTGATTGAACAATTTGATATTCGTTCCGCGCAAGGAGAAGACAGCATGGTTAGGGGAATGTCAGGCGGAAATCAACAGAAGGCAATTATCGCAAGAGAATTGGACAGAAATCCGGAAATTGTTATTGCCGTACAGCCGGTAAGAGGGTTGGATGTAGGAGCAATTGAGTATATTCACAAACAACTGATTGCTCAAAGAGATTCCGGAAAAGCCGTTCTGTTGGTTTCTTTAGAGCTTGATGAGGTAATGAATGTAAGCGACAGAATTCTTGTCATGTACGAGGGAGAAATCGTAGCGGATCTCAATCCTAAAAATACTACGGTAGAAGAGTTGGGATTGTATATGGCAGGTGCAAAAAGGGGTGTGGGATATGAAGCATAA
- the cdd gene encoding cytidine deaminase, whose product MTDEMLLKEAKKARECSYSPYSNFQVGAALLTKGGKVYLGCNIENASYTPTNCAERTAFFKAICDGEREFTKIAVVGGKKGEDAKQICTPCGVCRQVMMEFCNPETFQIVLSDGNDGCQSYLLKELLPMGFGPNDLK is encoded by the coding sequence ATGACGGATGAAATGTTATTAAAAGAGGCGAAGAAGGCAAGAGAGTGTTCTTATTCTCCTTATTCAAACTTTCAAGTGGGAGCTGCCCTGTTGACAAAAGGAGGAAAGGTATATTTGGGATGTAATATCGAAAACGCATCCTATACACCTACCAACTGTGCAGAGAGAACAGCTTTTTTTAAGGCAATCTGTGATGGAGAAAGGGAGTTTACAAAAATTGCCGTCGTGGGAGGCAAAAAAGGAGAGGATGCAAAACAGATATGCACGCCATGTGGTGTATGCAGACAAGTGATGATGGAGTTTTGTAATCCTGAGACATTTCAAATTGTGCTGTCGGATGGAAATGACGGATGTCAATCCTATTTGCTGAAGGAGTTATTGCCGATGGGTTTTGGACCTAATGATTTGAAATAA
- a CDS encoding DUF7716 domain-containing protein, translating to MQKNVKCTVEDIINEIKAIYLNGGEEALYQEDDWHIYEMGDEERLLTTVCCVTAPPDFDEETGEEIIPEFALEHGMRASILPEIFQDVIINVLEQKRDAANEEILRALNYYMKNDTFLSI from the coding sequence ATGCAAAAAAATGTGAAATGCACAGTTGAAGATATTATCAATGAAATAAAAGCAATCTATCTGAATGGGGGAGAAGAAGCACTTTATCAGGAGGATGATTGGCATATCTATGAGATGGGTGATGAGGAAAGGCTTTTGACTACTGTTTGTTGTGTGACGGCTCCACCTGATTTTGACGAAGAAACAGGGGAAGAAATCATACCTGAGTTTGCTCTTGAGCATGGAATGAGAGCATCTATTTTGCCGGAGATTTTTCAGGATGTCATAATAAATGTACTGGAACAAAAACGGGATGCCGCCAATGAAGAAATCTTGAGAGCATTGAATTACTATATGAAGAATGATACATTTCTATCGATATAA
- a CDS encoding cyclase family protein, with amino-acid sequence MRVIDLTHTIKENMPVYPGTDPPKLIPANSYEQDGFKETLLQMYTHTGTHMDPPAHIFEGRTTLDEFPPEQFIGKALVVDCHELQEGEMISMERIRKAGENVKKADFLLFYLGWDKRWGTDAYFGDYPCIDDEVLDFILSGNYKGIGFDVIGIDPIADMNLTRHKKLFRDCDIVNIENLKNLDLCGSDLFWFSCFPLKIENSDGSPIRAVAWFE; translated from the coding sequence ATGAGAGTCATTGATTTGACACATACTATCAAAGAGAATATGCCTGTTTATCCCGGAACAGATCCACCGAAACTGATTCCGGCGAACAGTTATGAACAGGACGGATTCAAAGAAACACTGTTGCAGATGTATACACATACCGGTACCCATATGGATCCGCCGGCACACATTTTTGAAGGAAGGACAACATTGGATGAATTTCCGCCGGAACAGTTTATTGGAAAAGCCTTAGTGGTGGATTGCCATGAGTTGCAAGAAGGTGAAATGATTTCCATGGAGCGTATTCGGAAAGCCGGAGAAAATGTAAAGAAAGCTGATTTTCTATTGTTTTATCTCGGTTGGGATAAACGCTGGGGAACGGATGCTTATTTCGGAGATTATCCTTGTATCGATGATGAGGTATTGGACTTCATTCTATCCGGAAACTATAAGGGGATTGGATTTGATGTTATCGGCATCGACCCGATTGCAGATATGAACTTGACACGTCACAAAAAACTGTTTCGAGATTGTGATATTGTCAATATTGAAAATCTCAAGAATTTAGACCTCTGCGGTAGCGATTTGTTTTGGTTCAGTTGTTTTCCGTTAAAGATAGAAAACAGTGACGGTTCTCCGATTAGAGCAGTTGCATGGTTCGAATAG
- a CDS encoding aldehyde dehydrogenase, with translation MSKQKSVTLKSVVERQKQFFDTDTTKSVAYRIRMLQKLEQAVRTHEEEILSALYQDLSKSKAEAYMTEIAIVYGEIHEALKHVKKWSRPEKVRGTLGTFPAKSYIYSEPYGVVLILSPWNYPFNLAIAPLVAAISAGNCAIIKCSKESRHTSKIIEKIINETFEEQYVFCVDAEIDYDEVLYQNYDYIFFTGSARVGKIIMRAASENLIPVSLELGGKSPCIIDETADIKLAARRIAWGKLLNAGQTCVSVDYVVVHSKVKDSFIKALQEEIELRYPNAVNNETYPKIINQHHYERLLNLIQTEKDVIGGQKNDQERKIEPTIFPNVEFDHELMKEEIFGPLLPVIKYDDINKVIRTIKEREKPLACYIFSQKKTNADAIIHSLSYGGGCVNDVILQTANHRMPFGGVGYSGMGAYHGKSGFDTLSHKKGVVRNKTIFDLPFRYAPFDEAKFKKLKNLM, from the coding sequence ATGAGCAAACAGAAAAGTGTTACATTGAAGAGTGTTGTTGAAAGGCAGAAACAATTTTTTGATACCGATACAACAAAATCAGTTGCATATAGAATCAGGATGTTGCAGAAACTCGAACAAGCAGTTAGAACTCACGAAGAAGAGATTCTTTCAGCATTGTATCAGGATCTATCAAAATCGAAAGCAGAAGCATATATGACGGAGATTGCAATCGTATATGGCGAGATACACGAAGCGTTGAAACATGTGAAAAAATGGAGCAGACCTGAGAAAGTAAGAGGAACGCTCGGCACATTTCCGGCAAAGAGTTATATCTATTCTGAACCTTATGGAGTTGTGCTGATTCTGTCGCCATGGAATTATCCTTTCAATTTAGCAATTGCACCGTTGGTAGCTGCAATTTCGGCAGGAAACTGTGCCATCATCAAATGTTCCAAAGAAAGCAGACATACATCGAAGATAATTGAAAAAATCATCAACGAAACATTTGAAGAACAATATGTGTTCTGCGTAGATGCAGAGATTGATTATGATGAGGTTCTGTATCAGAACTATGATTATATCTTCTTTACAGGAAGTGCGAGAGTGGGCAAAATCATTATGCGTGCAGCAAGCGAAAATCTGATTCCGGTTTCCTTGGAACTTGGTGGCAAAAGTCCATGTATTATTGATGAAACGGCAGATATCAAACTTGCAGCCAGACGCATTGCGTGGGGGAAACTGTTAAATGCCGGTCAGACCTGTGTGTCGGTGGACTATGTTGTCGTGCATAGCAAAGTAAAAGACAGCTTTATCAAAGCATTACAAGAAGAAATCGAATTGCGGTATCCGAATGCCGTAAACAATGAGACCTATCCGAAAATCATCAATCAGCATCACTATGAGAGATTGCTGAACCTGATACAAACAGAGAAAGATGTCATCGGTGGACAAAAGAACGATCAGGAACGAAAGATTGAACCGACTATTTTTCCTAATGTGGAATTTGACCATGAATTGATGAAGGAAGAGATTTTCGGACCTTTGCTCCCTGTGATTAAATATGACGATATCAACAAAGTCATTCGTACCATCAAAGAACGTGAAAAGCCGTTGGCATGCTATATCTTTTCACAAAAAAAGACAAATGCCGATGCCATCATTCACAGCCTTTCTTACGGTGGCGGATGTGTGAATGATGTGATTCTTCAAACCGCAAATCATCGTATGCCGTTTGGCGGTGTGGGTTATAGCGGAATGGGTGCCTATCACGGAAAAAGTGGATTTGACACACTAAGTCACAAAAAAGGAGTGGTGCGAAACAAAACCATATTTGATTTACCGTTCCGATATGCTCCGTTTGATGAAGCGAAATTCAAAAAGCTAAAGAATCTGATGTAA
- a CDS encoding DUF6707 family protein: MNFEELSLGYQEKNIVKLSKQLAKSCSLTKSKDMSALCELAYRLYLCGATDEIRMIYDLTNVEIPEKINYDVWTWILCIWGLQAYIDELNHQVEEKDNIVAKMKKVYSVPARDGQTEEEAWKFFQKIASRQSYVAICKEKEIERSIADNDKKSEISCRFIALYNMISYGVTGFYPALENNKEQLKQQIEEYMDCLRGLHKK; the protein is encoded by the coding sequence ATGAACTTTGAAGAATTATCTTTAGGCTATCAAGAAAAAAATATTGTGAAACTTAGCAAACAATTGGCAAAAAGTTGTTCTTTGACGAAAAGCAAGGATATGAGTGCGTTGTGTGAACTGGCGTACCGGTTGTATCTTTGTGGTGCTACGGATGAGATTCGAATGATTTATGATTTGACGAATGTTGAAATTCCCGAAAAGATAAATTACGATGTTTGGACTTGGATTCTATGTATATGGGGATTACAGGCATATATTGATGAGTTGAATCATCAAGTAGAGGAAAAGGATAACATTGTAGCAAAGATGAAGAAGGTGTACTCCGTTCCTGCAAGGGATGGACAAACAGAAGAAGAGGCTTGGAAGTTTTTTCAAAAAATTGCAAGCAGACAGTCTTATGTAGCAATCTGCAAAGAAAAAGAAATAGAAAGAAGTATTGCAGACAATGATAAAAAATCGGAAATATCCTGTCGTTTCATTGCTCTTTACAATATGATTTCGTATGGAGTGACCGGTTTTTATCCTGCTTTGGAGAACAACAAAGAACAGTTAAAACAACAGATTGAGGAATATATGGACTGTTTGAGAGGTTTGCATAAAAAGTAA
- a CDS encoding putative ABC transporter permease translates to MIFGMTYYQICWYFLWYSFLGWIVEVVFHAVTQGKVINRGFLNGPVCPIYGFGVVSVFCLNGYFSQLGSEINDLYLFFAGMILSTSLELIGGWLMDRCFHARWWDYSDRPFNFRGYICLEFSIIWGFCILLVVRIMHIYVKNYSVVRSESKLGWYLLLVLYAMYFADMVVTVMMVRGMNRDLQQLDDIQKDMRFVSDRLSQRIGERTINAVKKVEEAKIQAELGKAELREKLSENSSLEESLEKLQSKRLALQERFDELSEKMESHTIIGQGRLLNAFPSLKHRDYPEVLKLLKEKRK, encoded by the coding sequence ATGATTTTTGGCATGACGTATTATCAAATTTGTTGGTATTTTCTTTGGTATTCCTTTTTAGGATGGATTGTAGAGGTTGTCTTCCATGCAGTCACACAAGGAAAGGTGATAAACCGAGGATTTCTAAACGGTCCTGTCTGTCCGATTTATGGATTTGGTGTGGTATCCGTTTTTTGTCTGAACGGATATTTCAGTCAGTTGGGAAGTGAGATCAATGATTTGTATCTTTTCTTTGCAGGAATGATACTTTCTACTTCCCTTGAGTTAATCGGAGGCTGGTTGATGGATCGATGTTTTCACGCAAGATGGTGGGATTATTCGGATAGACCGTTTAATTTTCGCGGATATATTTGTTTGGAATTCTCCATCATTTGGGGATTCTGCATCCTTTTGGTTGTTCGTATTATGCATATTTATGTGAAGAATTATTCGGTTGTTCGTTCGGAATCAAAATTGGGATGGTATCTGCTCTTGGTACTCTATGCGATGTATTTTGCTGATATGGTTGTAACAGTAATGATGGTACGAGGAATGAACCGAGATTTGCAACAACTTGATGATATTCAGAAGGATATGCGATTTGTCAGCGATCGTTTGAGTCAACGGATTGGAGAAAGAACCATCAATGCGGTAAAGAAAGTCGAAGAGGCAAAAATTCAAGCAGAGCTTGGAAAGGCGGAGTTACGCGAAAAATTATCAGAGAACAGTTCGTTGGAAGAGTCTTTGGAAAAACTGCAATCCAAACGACTTGCATTACAGGAACGATTTGATGAATTGTCTGAAAAGATGGAAAGTCATACAATCATCGGACAAGGCCGTCTTTTAAATGCGTTTCCTTCCTTGAAACACAGGGATTATCCGGAAGTTCTTAAGTTGTTGAAGGAAAAAAGAAAATAG
- a CDS encoding type I restriction endonuclease subunit R, whose protein sequence is MPGFIEASYENSIIELFQNNLGYEYVYGPDIERDFYSPLYEDVLVDSLYRLNRGLPDNAIQDALYKLRNFENGELVQKNAIFMDYLQNGIPVRYFVSGEERSSIIYLVDYKNVENNSFIVANQWTFIENSNKRPDVILFLNGLPVVLVELKSPSREETDASEAYRQLRNYMHEIPSMFIYNAICVMSDQLISKAGTITSGEDRFMEWKTKDGNYENTQYAQFDTFFEGMFQKERLLDIIKNFICFSNEGINTFKILAGYHQYFAVRKAIESTKHAIITDGKGGVFWHTQGSGKSLSMVFYAHLLQEALESPTIVVLTDRNDLDDQLYSQFAKCKDFLRQEPLQAESRENLKTLLAGRKANGIIFTTMQKFEESNEPLSERRNIIVMADEAHRGQYGLTEKIKITKNEDGDEVAKRIIGTARIIRNTLPNATYIGFTGTPISAKDRSTREVFGDYIDIYDMTQAVEDGATRPVYYESRVIKLNLDETTLKLIDAEYDLMALNADDEVIEKSKRELGQMEAVLGNDNTINSLVCDIIDHYENNRENLLTGKAMIVAYSRPIAMKIYKKILKLRPAWTEKVEVVMTSGNNDPEEWRQIIGNKHHKNELAKKFKDNSSLMKIAIVVDMWLTGFDVPSLATMYVYKPMSGHNLMQAIARVNRVFQDKEGGLVVDYVGIATALKQAMNDYTLRDKKNYGDTDVAKVAYPKFLEKLSVCRDKFHGYDYTKFINGTDLERAKTISGAVNFIMDREKVDDKDSFVKEALMLHQALSLCSSLVDKDSRFEAAFFEAVRVLVLRLTNTGVDKKISLPEMNARINELLKQSIKSDGVINLFSDIKEEFSLFDPKFLQEVANMKEKNLAVELLKKLIAEQVSVYRRTNIVKSEKFSEIMQRSLNAYLNGMLTNEEVIEEMLRLAKQIAAAHQEGDKLGLTADELAFYDALTKPQAIKDFYENEELIAITKELADTLRKNKTIDWQKRESARAKMRMLIKKLLKKHKYPPEGMDDAVQTVMKQCELWTDNYNFEEDYNVYSYMNYTDTSLPLVAEEEEKYN, encoded by the coding sequence ATGCCAGGATTCATAGAAGCATCTTATGAAAATTCAATAATAGAATTATTCCAAAATAATTTGGGATATGAGTATGTATATGGTCCTGATATTGAAAGGGATTTTTACAGTCCATTATATGAGGATGTTTTGGTTGATTCTCTGTATCGTTTAAATAGAGGATTGCCCGATAATGCCATTCAGGATGCTTTGTACAAACTTAGAAACTTTGAGAACGGAGAGCTTGTACAGAAAAATGCAATTTTTATGGACTATCTGCAAAATGGTATTCCTGTAAGATATTTTGTCAGTGGAGAGGAGCGTTCCTCTATCATCTATCTTGTCGATTATAAAAATGTCGAAAACAACTCCTTTATAGTTGCTAATCAATGGACTTTCATTGAAAACAGTAACAAACGTCCCGATGTAATTCTGTTCTTAAATGGTTTGCCGGTTGTATTGGTTGAACTCAAATCTCCTTCCCGTGAAGAAACGGATGCTTCAGAAGCGTATAGACAACTCCGTAACTATATGCATGAAATTCCGTCTATGTTTATATATAACGCTATTTGTGTTATGAGTGACCAGTTGATATCCAAAGCTGGTACAATTACTTCCGGAGAAGATCGCTTTATGGAGTGGAAAACAAAAGATGGGAATTATGAAAATACACAATATGCACAGTTTGATACTTTCTTTGAGGGAATGTTTCAAAAGGAAAGACTGCTTGATATCATCAAAAACTTTATTTGCTTTTCAAATGAGGGGATTAACACATTTAAAATTCTCGCCGGATACCACCAATATTTTGCGGTAAGAAAAGCGATTGAATCAACAAAACACGCTATCATTACCGATGGTAAAGGAGGTGTATTTTGGCATACACAAGGAAGCGGTAAATCGCTTTCAATGGTGTTCTATGCTCATTTATTGCAGGAAGCATTGGAGAGCCCTACTATTGTTGTACTTACTGACAGAAATGACCTTGATGACCAGCTCTATAGTCAGTTTGCAAAGTGTAAGGACTTTTTAAGGCAAGAACCGTTACAAGCAGAAAGCAGAGAAAATCTAAAAACTTTGCTTGCAGGCAGAAAAGCAAACGGCATAATCTTTACTACAATGCAGAAATTCGAGGAGTCTAACGAGCCTTTATCTGAACGTCGAAATATTATAGTTATGGCTGATGAAGCTCATAGAGGACAATATGGACTTACTGAAAAGATTAAAATTACAAAAAATGAAGATGGTGATGAAGTAGCAAAGCGTATTATTGGCACAGCAAGAATTATTCGTAATACACTTCCAAATGCTACATATATTGGATTTACCGGCACGCCTATTTCAGCAAAAGATCGTAGCACCCGTGAAGTATTTGGCGATTATATTGACATATATGATATGACGCAAGCGGTTGAAGATGGAGCAACTCGTCCGGTTTATTATGAAAGTCGTGTCATTAAGTTAAACCTTGATGAAACTACCTTGAAATTAATTGATGCTGAGTATGATTTGATGGCTCTTAATGCAGATGATGAAGTTATTGAAAAGAGCAAAAGAGAGCTTGGCCAGATGGAAGCAGTGCTTGGAAATGATAACACTATAAATTCCCTTGTTTGCGACATTATTGACCACTATGAAAATAATAGAGAGAATCTGCTTACCGGTAAGGCGATGATTGTTGCATATTCTCGTCCTATTGCCATGAAAATTTATAAGAAAATATTGAAACTTCGCCCAGCTTGGACTGAAAAAGTAGAGGTTGTGATGACTTCCGGGAACAACGATCCGGAAGAATGGCGACAAATTATTGGTAATAAACACCATAAGAATGAGCTTGCCAAGAAATTCAAAGATAACAGCAGTCTGATGAAGATTGCGATTGTTGTAGATATGTGGTTGACAGGATTTGATGTTCCGTCTCTTGCTACTATGTATGTTTATAAGCCTATGTCCGGACACAATCTTATGCAAGCAATTGCTCGTGTAAACCGTGTATTTCAAGACAAAGAAGGGGGGCTTGTTGTTGACTATGTTGGAATTGCTACCGCTCTAAAGCAAGCAATGAATGACTATACTTTGCGCGATAAAAAGAACTATGGCGATACAGATGTTGCCAAAGTTGCATATCCGAAGTTCTTGGAGAAATTATCAGTTTGCCGTGATAAGTTCCATGGATATGATTATACAAAGTTTATTAATGGTACAGATCTCGAAAGAGCGAAGACTATCAGTGGTGCCGTGAATTTTATTATGGATAGAGAAAAAGTCGATGATAAAGACTCATTCGTAAAAGAAGCTCTTATGCTTCATCAGGCGCTGTCCCTTTGTTCATCGTTAGTTGATAAAGATAGTAGATTTGAGGCAGCATTCTTTGAGGCTGTTCGAGTTCTTGTTCTCAGACTTACCAATACCGGTGTTGATAAAAAGATTTCCTTGCCGGAAATGAATGCAAGAATAAATGAACTTTTGAAACAGAGTATTAAAAGTGATGGCGTAATTAACCTTTTCTCAGATATAAAAGAAGAATTTTCTTTGTTTGACCCAAAATTTCTTCAAGAAGTTGCAAATATGAAAGAGAAGAATCTTGCAGTCGAACTATTAAAAAAATTAATCGCAGAGCAAGTATCTGTCTACCGTAGAACAAATATTGTAAAATCTGAAAAGTTCAGCGAGATTATGCAGCGTTCTCTCAATGCATATCTTAATGGGATGCTTACCAATGAAGAAGTTATAGAAGAGATGTTAAGGTTGGCAAAACAGATTGCAGCGGCACATCAAGAGGGAGATAAATTAGGACTGACTGCTGATGAACTGGCTTTTTACGATGCCTTAACAAAACCACAGGCAATCAAGGATTTTTATGAAAACGAAGAGTTGATTGCAATAACAAAAGAGTTAGCAGATACTCTACGTAAGAATAAGACGATTGATTGGCAGAAGCGTGAATCAGCGAGAGCTAAAATGCGTATGCTGATCAAGAAACTTTTGAAAAAACATAAATATCCGCCTGAAGGAATGGATGATGCAGTTCAAACTGTAATGAAACAGTGTGAACTTTGGACGGATAATTATAACTTTGAGGAAGATTATAATGTTTATTCCTATATGAATTATACCGATACATCACTGCCTTTAGTAGCAGAAGAGGAAGAGAAATATAATTGA
- a CDS encoding DUF4145 domain-containing protein, whose amino-acid sequence MAKNKILTCYSCGNSGVMKHIGNFSNDEYFEDYDEYGNVICHQLIEEVEWILFECPVCHNPVLVSDYTCQGMPDGYSEITIEYPNLNVNYKGVPESIKNAFTAAVRTKGIDRAICLLSLRRTLEMICKDKSAEGKDLELKIADLVNKKILPEMMNSACWILRQLGNDAAHADDVEFTELDVKECIEFISIIINYLYSMPIRIDQLKSKIEDRKTKKE is encoded by the coding sequence ATGGCAAAAAACAAAATTCTAACTTGTTATTCGTGTGGTAATAGTGGCGTGATGAAACATATTGGGAATTTTAGCAATGATGAATATTTTGAAGACTATGATGAATATGGAAATGTAATATGCCATCAACTTATCGAAGAAGTAGAGTGGATTTTGTTTGAATGCCCTGTGTGTCATAATCCAGTATTGGTTAGCGACTATACTTGTCAAGGTATGCCTGATGGATATAGTGAAATAACTATTGAATATCCTAATCTGAATGTAAATTATAAGGGTGTTCCTGAATCCATAAAAAATGCATTTACAGCCGCAGTAAGAACTAAAGGCATTGATAGAGCTATATGTTTGTTATCTTTAAGAAGAACCTTAGAAATGATTTGCAAAGATAAAAGTGCCGAAGGAAAAGATTTAGAATTAAAAATTGCGGATTTAGTTAATAAGAAAATTCTTCCCGAAATGATGAATAGTGCTTGTTGGATACTTCGACAATTAGGAAATGATGCCGCTCACGCAGATGATGTTGAGTTTACAGAATTGGATGTAAAAGAATGTATTGAATTTATATCAATCATCATAAACTACTTATATTCAATGCCAATTAGAATTGATCAATTGAAAAGCAAAATCGAAGATAGAAAAACAAAAAAGGAGTGA